The DNA region GCGGCTACGGCAGCGGCCACTAGAAACGCCGTGGCGGCGCCAACCGACACGATCCAGTTGCGTCGCGACCCCCGGACAGGAGGCACAGAAGACGGCTTGCTCGCGCGCGGCGGGGCCGGAGTGGCTGGCGTCGTACGCGCCAGCACGGGGGCGGGTTGAGTTGCGAGCGTTGCAATAGGAGCCAGCTGCGTTGAGTCCTGCCCCGCAAGTGCCTGGGCGAAGTCTCCACATCGTGGGTACCGGTCCTCGGGCTTTTTGGCGAGGGCTTTGGCTAAAACCCTGTCCAGCGGCGCCAGTTCGGAGCGGGTCTCAGCCAAGGTAGGCGGCGGTGCGTTGAGGTGGCGACTGATGACTACTGCAGGATTGGAGTGCTGGAACAGCGGAACACCGGTTAGCAGGTGATACGCAGAGGCGGCGAGCGCATATTGGTCGGCTCGGCCGTCGATGTCGTCACCCATTAGCTGTTCGGGCGCTGCGTACGCGACTGTTCCGACTGCCATGTTGGTCGAGGTGAGCCCGCTGATGTCGTCAGCGTCGCGTGCGATTCCGAAGTCTGCAAGCAGGATTCGCTGTTCGTCATCATCGTCGACGTGGGTAAGCATGATGTTGGCTGGCTTGACGTCGCGGTGCAGCAGCCCCTGCTTGTGTGCGTAGTCCAAGGCGCTGGCGACCGCGGTGATGATGGCGACGACAGTATCGACGGGCATGCCGCTGGGGTATCGGTCAGACAGGAGCTCGGCGGCATTGGGGCCGTCAACGAAGTCCATTGATATCCACAGTCGCCCGTCAACTTCGCCGCGATCGTGTACTCCGACAACATGCGGGTGCCACAACGTGGATGCAAGGTCGGCCTCGCGCGCAGAACGAGCGCGGTAATCTCTGTCGGCGGAGACGTCGGCGCGAAGTAGTTTTAGGGCATCCCGACGGGGGAGCCTCGGGTGCTCGGCCAGGTACACCTCACCCATCCCCCCAGAGCCAAGGTTCCGCAGAATCCTGTACCCGGCGAAGACTTGACCGTCGGCCAACGACATCCGCGCATCCTACCGATACTCGCAGAGAGCTGACGCCACTGCGCTCGCAAGCGGCAACCATGACTGCTGCGTCCGGCAGGGATCACGCGGCGGAGACCGCAATTTCGCGGTTGACCAATTCCGG from Mycolicibacterium sp. MU0053 includes:
- a CDS encoding serine/threonine-protein kinase PknH/PknJ, with the protein product MSLADGQVFAGYRILRNLGSGGMGEVYLAEHPRLPRRDALKLLRADVSADRDYRARSAREADLASTLWHPHVVGVHDRGEVDGRLWISMDFVDGPNAAELLSDRYPSGMPVDTVVAIITAVASALDYAHKQGLLHRDVKPANIMLTHVDDDDEQRILLADFGIARDADDISGLTSTNMAVGTVAYAAPEQLMGDDIDGRADQYALAASAYHLLTGVPLFQHSNPAVVISRHLNAPPPTLAETRSELAPLDRVLAKALAKKPEDRYPRCGDFAQALAGQDSTQLAPIATLATQPAPVLARTTPATPAPPRASKPSSVPPVRGSRRNWIVSVGAATAFLVAAAVAALAWQPWTDRDASVAAPPTKSSVSATKIPLVPVTTTPLPPPPPAVFPASRIDSVLLTPAEITSTTGGAFEGYPSGPVEVINSTLGTADNTHAIDPPSCAGVIFGAEQQVYADTGYEAIRNQILGKSVSAIDGLVEQTVAVFPTAEEAQAVLVSSTAQWRTCANGHPLEYSSDASVSHDAGYEKGWGWYLSGLVVGDELMTMYMTSVDNLNGNAPACQLALGVRENAVVKVKTCLDTGTNPQLPDPSLSGDYAERLAIVMLDRIVT